The region GTGCCGCCCACGCGCGCCGAACAATTGCTGGCCCTGGACGACGCGGCCTTCCTGGCGCGCCTGGGCGCCGCCTTCGGCAGCCGCCTGGGACGCTTTACGCATACGACGGCGCGCCTGGCCTATCCATTGGGCCTGAACGCCCAAGGGGGCGGCACGCCGCGCACGGTCGCCATCGGCAATGCGGCGCAATCCCTGCACCCGGTGGCGGGACAGGGCTTGAACCTGGGCTTGCGCGACGCCGCCGTGCTGGCCCGCGTGCTGGCGCAGGACGGCAGTCCGGCCGGGCTGGAACGCTACGCCAGCCTGCGCCAGGCCGACCGGGGGCTGACCGTGCGCGTCACCGACACCATGGCGCGCATCTTCACGGGCAGCGCGCCCACGCAAGGCTTGCTGGGCCTGTCGCTGGGCCTGCTGGACGCATTTCCCCCTGCACGCAAGGCATTGGCTGGATTGATGATGTACGGCCGCCGCTAAGGCTTAGCAATAAGGAAAGAGCTGGGGCAAAAAAGAAACAGGGAACATATCCGGCATGGAGTAAACGGCCTGCGGATGCGACAATGGCTGTCACCTGGTTTCTGGCGACCGTTCCATGACAGATGCATTGCCCGCAGCACCGCCTGCCGCTCTTCCCGAAGTGCTGTTTTCCCGCCTGCTGGAAGACGCCCTCGACGCCGTCATCATCATCGACGAGCAGTGCCGCATCCGCTATATCAATGGCGCCATGCAGGCATTGTCCGGCTATGCCAGCGGAGAATTGCTGGGCCAGACCCTGAACGGCCTGCTGCCCGACGCCGTCGGCGCGCAGCACGACAACCACGTGATCAATTACATCCGCAGCTCGCGCACGTCCAGCGTGCTGGGCAAGATACGCGAATTCGCCATCCGCCACCGCGACACGCAGATGATCCCCATCGAAATGAAGGCGATGGACCTGGGCGTGGTCGACGGCATGCGCTATTTCGGCGCCTTTTTGCTCGACGTGCGCGAACGGCGCGAACTGGCGGCAAAGAACGCCAGCCTGCTGGCGCAGCTGGAACAGCAGGCGCTGCACGATGCGCTGACGTCGCTGCCCAACCGGCGCGCCTATGAAGCGCAGGCCGAGCAGGCAATGGCGCGCGCGGCGCGCAGCGGCGCAGCCCTGAGCGTGGGCGTGGCCGACCTCGACCATTTCAAGAAGATCAACGACCGCTACGGCCATGCCGTGGGCGACGCCGTGCTGCGCACGGTGTCGCAGGCGCTGCGCGACACGGGACGCATCACCGACGTGGCGGCGCGCCTCGGCGGCGAGGAGTTCGGTCTGCTCTTCCCCGACGCCAGCCTGCAGCAGGCGCACCAGGTGGCCGAGCGCATCCGCGCGGCCGTGGCAGCGGCCGTCACCGTGCTGCCCGACGGCGGCGCGTTGCACGTCACCATCAGCATCGGCGTGGCGCCACTGGTGCAGGGCGCCAGCCTGGACGCGGCCATGTCGGATGCCGACAAGGCCCTGTATGTCGCCAAGCACCAGGGACGCAACCAGGTCGTCGCGGCAGCGGCCGGCCAATAAAAACGGCCCGCGCAAGGCGGGCCGTCCGGTCGCCGAAAGCGGCGTTATTCGATGGCTTTCAACATATCCTCGATCACCTTCTTGGCGTCGCCAAACACCATCATCGTGTTCGGCTGGTAGAACAGGTCGTTGTCCAGGCCCGCATAGCCGGAAGCCATCGAACGCTTGTTGACGATGATGCTCTTGGCTTTATACGCTTCCAGAATCGGCATGCCGGCGATCGGCGATTTCGGGTCCTTCGCCGCCGGGTTGACGACGTCGTTCGCGCCCAGCACCAGCACCACATCCGTCTGGCCGAATTCGCCGTTGATGTCTTCCATCTCGAAGACCTGGTCGTACGGCACTTCCGCTTCGGCCAGCAGCACGTTCATGTGGCCCGGCATGCGCCCCGCCACCGGATGGATCGCGTACTTGACGGTGATGCCCTTGTGCGTGAGTTTTTCCACCAGCTCTTTCAGCGAGTGCTGCGCGCGCGCCACGGCCAGGCCGTAGCCGGGCACGATGATGACGGTTTCCGCATTGCCCATGATGAAGGCGGCGTCGTCGGCCGAACCCGATTTCACGGGACGCTGTTCCTGCGCGCCCGCCGCGCCAGCGGCCGGCGCATCGCCGCCGAAGCCGCCGAGGATGACGTTGAAGAACGAACGGTTCATGGCCTTGCACATGATGTACGACAGGATCGCGCCGGAGGATCCCACGAGCGAACCGGCAATGATCAGCATCGAGTTATTCAGCGAAAAACCGATGCCGGCCGCGGCCCAGCCCGAATAACTGTTGAGCATCGATACCACCACCGGCATGTCGGCGCCGCCGATGGGGATGATGATCAGCACGCCCAGCGCAAAGGCGATGACGGTCATGACGATGAACGGCGTCCAGGCCGGCTCGACACCGTCGGCGAAGCAGAACACCAGGCCCAGCGCGATCATCACCAGCGCCAGCACGAGGTTGAGCATGTGCTGGCCCTTGAAACTGACGGGCGCGCCCTGGAACAGGCGGAACTTGTATTTGCCCGACAGCTTGCCGAAGGCAATCACGGAACCGGAGAACGTGATGGCGCCGACAAAGGTGCCGATGAACAGCTCGAAGCGGTTACCGATGGGCAGCGCCTCGCCGTTCTTGGCGATATTGAAGGCCCACGGTTCCGACACGGCCGCCACGGCGATGCACACGGCCGCCAGGCCGATCAGCGAATGCATGGCCGCCACCAGTTCCGGCATCTTCGTCATTTCCACGGTTTTCGCCAGGTAGGCGCCGATGGCGCCGCCCGTGACGATGCCGATGATGACGAGGGTCAGGCCCATGCCGCCCGTTTGCTGCTCCTTCAGTTTGAGGATCAGCGCCACGGTGGTGACGGCGGCAATGGCCATGCCGCTCATGCCGAAGGCATTGCCGCGGCGCGCCGTCGAGGGCGACGACAGGCCCTTCAAGGCCTGGATGAAGCACACCGAGGCGATCAGGTACATCATCGTCACCAGGTTCATGGTGACGAAGCTCATGGCGTGACTCATTCTTTTGCTCCTTGCTTGGCTTTCGGTTCTTTTTTACGGAACATCTCGAGCATGCGCTGCGTGACGAGGAAGCCGCCGAACACGTTGACGGCGGCCAGCGCCACGGCCAGGGTGCCGGCCGCCTGCGCCAGCGGGCCTTGCGTCAGGCCGGCCGCCAGCATGGCGCCGACGATGATGATGGCGGAAATGGCATTGGTGACGGCCATCAGCGGCGTATGCAGCGCCGGCGTGACGGTCCAGACGACGTGGTAGCCGACATAAATGGCCAGCACGAAGATGATCAGGTTAATGATGGTGTGACTGATTTCCATGATGTTGTTCTCTCCGGCGCCGCGTTATTTTCTGAGGATGTCATTGCCCGCGCAAACCAGGCTGGCCTTGATGATTTCATCCTCGCGGTCGATCAGCAATTGATCGTCCTTGTCGATGATGAGCTTTAAGAAGTCCAGCACGTTGCGCGCATACAGGGCCGAGGCATCGGCCGCCACCAGGGTCGCCAGGTTCGGTTCGCCCACGATGTAGACGCCGTGCTTGACCACCGTCTTGCCCAGTTCCGAGAGCGGACAATTGCCGCCCTGCTCGACGGCCAGGTCGACGATGACGGAACCGGGTTTCATGGCTTTCACCGTTTCTTCGGAAATGAGCACCGGCGCGGCGCGGCCGGGAATCAGCGCGGTGGTGATGATGATGTCGGCCAGTTTCGCCCGTTCGTGCACGAGTTCGGCCTGGCGGCGCATCCAGTCGGCCGGCATGGCGCGCGCATAGCCGCCCGAGCCCTTGGCGATTTCCTTTTCTTCATCGGTAAGGAAAGGCACGTCGAGGAACTTGGCGCCCAGCGACTCCACCTGTTCCTTGACGGGCGGGCGCACGTCGGACGCCTCGATGACGGCGCCCAGGCGCTTGGCCGTGGCGATCGCCTGCAAACCGGCCACGCCCACGCCCATGATCAGCACGCGGGCCGCCTTGACGGTGCCGGCCGCCGTCATCAGCATCGGCATGAAGCGCTGATAGGTATTCGCGGCCACCAGCACGGCCTTGTAGCCGGCGATGTTCGCCTGCGACGACAGCACGTCCATCGACTGCGCGCGCGTGATGCGCGGCACGGCTTCCAGCGCGAAGGCGGACAGCCCGGCCGTGGCCATGGCGGCGATATTGTCCGCGTCAAACGGGTTGAGCATGCCGATCAGCACCGTGCCGCTGGCCATCAGCGCCCGTTCTTCGGCATCGGGCGCGCGCACCTTGAGCACGATGGCGCAGCCATAGGCTTCCTGGGCCGTGCCGATCTGCGCGCCGGCGGCGGCATACGCCTCGTCGGGAATCGAGGCTTGCAAGCCCGCTCCCGACTGCACGACGATCTGATGCTTGGCTGCCAGCTTCTTGACTGTCTCGGGCGTTGCCGCCACCCGCGTTTCACCAGGCCGTGTTTCGGCCGGTATGCCTATCCTCATGATGCCTCCGCTAATTGATAAACTGACTAGAATCTAACACGGAAAGCAGCGCGTTAAACGTTTGTGAAGCAGCAACTTTTAGTCGTACGACACTAATTTACCCCTAATACCAATCCTTGTTCCGCCATGCGGTATGGCGCCCGTATTGTGGGAAAGGTGTGTCAATCTCACCACAGTCGAGCACGTGTGCGCGCTTGTTTTGACCACCGGTAAAGCCTATATTAGCGGGCGTTTCCTGCCATCTTGCCGCCTAAGCCCCCATGCTAGTGCGCTCCCCGGGAAAGACGTAAGTACCTCCCACCGCTATTTGCTAAAACGTTGTCATTTATCAATATGTCCGCGCAACAGAAGGCCGGGTTCAAACCGCGCGCGCAGAACAAGATAAAATGTCGGCTCTTTCAAGGATGGAATCATGCCGAGAATCTGGAAACCCTCTGTCACCGTTGCCGCCATCGTCGAGCGCGACGGCCTGTTTTTACTGATTGAAGAAGAGACCAGCGAAGGCATCAAGATCAATCAACCGGCCGGTCACCTCGACCCGTTCGAGTCGCTGGAACAGGCGGTGATCCGCGAAACGCTGGAAGAAGCGGCCTACGATTTCATCCCCACGGCACTGGTCGGCATGTACATGTCGCGCTATCAGTCACTGCGCACGGGCGAGGACGTGACTTATTTGCGCTTCACCTTTTGCGGCACGGCCGGCGCCGAGCATGACCGCCCGCTGGACGAAGGCATCATCCGCACCCTGTGGATGACGCGCGACGAACTGGCCGCGTGCCAGGAACGCCACCGCAGCCCGCTGGTGCTGCAGTGCGTGGACGAATACCTGGCTGGCCGGCGCGCGCCGCTGGCCCTGCTGCACACGCATGCGTCCGTTTTCAATAGCGCATAGCAATACGCATTGCCATATTATTAAAGTAACTGGAAAGCAAGATGAGCAAGAAGAAAGTCGTTATCGGCATGTCGGGCGGGGTCGATTCCTCGGTCGCGGCATGGATGCTGAAGGAACAAGGCTATGAAGTCATCGGCCTGTTCATGAAAAACTGGGAAGATGACGACGATTCGGAATACTGCTCCACACGCCAGGACTGGATCGACGCGGCCAGCGTGGCCGACGTCATCGGCGTCGACATCGAAGCCGTCAATTTCGCCTCCGAATACAAGGACCGCGTGTTCGCCGATTTTCTGCGCGAATACCAGGCCGGCCGCACGCCGAATCCGGACGTGCTGTGCAACGCCGAAATCAAGTTCAAGGCCTTCCTCGACCACGCCATGACCCTGGGCGCCGACCTGATCGCCACCGGCCACTATGCGCGCGTGCGCCAGGCGCCCACCGATGCAGGCCGCTATGAACTGCTGAAAGCCGTCGACGCCAGCAAGGACCAAAGCTACTTCCTGCACCGGTTGAACCAGGCGCAGTTGTCGAAAACCCTGTTTCCGCTCGGTGAAATCCCGAAGACGGAAGTACGCCAGATCGCCGAGAAACTGGCGCTGCCGAACGCGCAAAAGAAGGATTCCACGGGCATCTGTTTTATCGGCGAACGCCCGTTCCGCGAATTTTTGAACCGCTACCTGTCCTACAAGCCGGGCCCGATGAAAACGGCCGACGGCAAGACCGTGGGCGAACACGTGGGGCTGAGTTTTTATACCCTGGGCCAGCGCAAGGGCATCGGCATCGGCGGCGTGAAGTCGTATCAGAATGCGGACGGCAGCAGCGACGCCTGGTATGTGGCGCGCAAGGATATCGCCAACAATACCCTGTGGGTGGTGCAGGGCCATGACCACCCGTGGCTGCTGTCGCCGGCCTTGACGGCCGACCAGGCCAGCTGGGTTGCCGGCGTGGCGCCGCAAGCAGGTGCATTGAGCGCCAAGACGCGCTACCGCCAGGCCGACGTGGCTTGCCAGCTGCTGCCGGACGGGAATGAACACTTCAGCCTGGCCTTCGACCAGGCGCAATGGGCCGTCACGCCAGGCCAGTCGGCCGTGCTGTACGACGGCGACGTGTGCCTCGGCGGCGGCATCATCGCCAGCGCGAGCGGCCTGGAAGGCGTCTAACTATTGCCTTGCGCGGCGGCAGCCAAGGCCTGCTGCTGCTTGCGCACCATGGCAATGACCGTGTTGCGCACGGTTTTCAGGACCGTGTCTGCCATGAACGGTTTCACGATGAAGCCCGACACGCCCATGGCGTGGGCCGCCTGCAGCGAGGCGGCATCGATGCCGCCCGAGACCATGAAAATGAGCGTCTTCGGATACTGGGCGCGGATGGTTTGCACCACATTCGTCCCATCTTCCACCTGTTCGCGCGCGATGCACACGAAATGCGGATGGTGCTTGACCAGCAGCGCCAGCCCCAGCGCGCTCGTATGCGTCTGCCCGCAGACATCGTAGCCGCCATCGGTCAGGACCGTGTTCAGCAGGCCGCGCGCCACGGCGCTGCTATCGATCAGGACTGTCTTTAACATCATGATTTACTTCCCTTGCTTGATTGTTCTTGCCTGGCGCTCTACTTTTCCCACGCCAGCTTGTTCCAGGTGACACCCAAGGTCACGTCGGTCTTGAGTTCCACTAACTTTCTTGAAAGATACAGTATTTCCCGCTCTTTTCGCAGGCTTTCACCCAGCGCACCGGGCAAAATGCCCGCGCCGGCCATCACGGCGTCGATATTGCCGTAGGCGCGCAACAGTTTCGCGCCCGTCTTCAGGCCGATTTTCGACACGCCGGGGATGCTGTCGGTGACGTCGCCCATCAGCGCCAGCAGGTCGGGCAGCAGTTCCGGCGGCACGCCGAACTTTTTCTCGACCCAGGCGTGGTCGTGCCAGATGCCCTTGAAGTGATCCCAGACGAGCGCGCCGTGCGCGATCAGGCCATGCAAATCCTTGTCGGTAGTGGCGATGACGGCCGCGCCGCGCCCCTCGTGCAGCCAGCGCATGACGGCCGTGCCGATCACGTCGTCGGCCTCGACCTCGGGAATGCTGACCACGTGCATGCCGAAGCTGGCCAGGGTGTCGTAAAAGCCGGGCAAGGCGTCGCGCAGCACCTGCGGCATGGGCTGGCGCCCCTCGCGGTAACCGGCATACAGGGCGTGGCGCCAGGTCGGGCCACCGAAATCGAAGGCCGGCAGGATGTGCGTCGGCTCGTGGTCGTTGATGAGAGTGCGGAATGACGACAGCGCATGGCGCAGCGCGATCTCCGCCTTCAGGTCGGAATCGGGTTCAGGACTGGCTTCGTAGACGCGGCGTACGATATTCAAGCCGTCGATAGCGAGGAGTCGGGCCATGCGGTAAGTGGATACTGATTGAATTGATCATTTTACCGTATGGAGCAAGCACTATTCCCCGCGAATTCCGCTTGGCAGGTTTTACGCGGCGTAACAACGCCTAACAAAACCGTAGCGAGCGGAAGTGAATTGTGGCTAAGAAGCGCAACCGTACTCAAGTACGGTGAGCATCGCAGGCCGCAAGTCGCGACGCGCAGTAGGTTTGGTTCGGCGTTCTCATTTGGCGAAATCGTAGGGCCCGCCTTTTTCCAGGGCGCGCTGGTAGGCCGGGCGCGCATGGATGCGCTGCAGGAACGCCGTCAGCTTCGGCAGTCGCTCGTCGAGTCCGCCGCGCATGGCGGCCGCTTCCAGCGGAAAACTCATCTGGATGTCGGCCGCCGTGAATTCATTGCCGGCAAACCATTTGCTGTTCTCCAGCTCCGCTTCCATGTAGGCCAGCTGGCTATTAATATTGGGCAGGACGAAGCTGCTCTTGACCTTGCTGGCGATGCCGCGCGCGATCGGCTTGACGAAAAACGGCATCGGCGACGATTCGACCTTGTCGAACACCAGCTTCATCAGCAGCGGCGGCATGGCCGAGCCTTCCGCGAAATGCAGCCAGTAAGTCCAGCGCAGCTTGTCCGGCGTGCCCGCCGCCGGTATCAAACGGCCATTGCCGTAGCGCTCGACCAGGTAATCGATGATGGCGCCCGATTCGGCGATGGTGTTGGCGCCATCGGTGATCACGGGCGACTTGCCCAGCGGATGCACGGCTTTCAAGGAAGCGGGCGCCAGCATGGTTTTCGGGTCGCGCTGGTAGCGCTTGACCTCGTAGTCGAGGCCCAGCTCTTCAAGCAGCCAGAGCACGCGCTGCGAGCGCGAGTTGTTCAGATGGTGGACGACGATCATGGTTTTCCCGGTAACGATGGTTGAGTTCCAGTATAGCCGGGGACGGCCGGATCGGGTCGGCGCAAGCGAATCGACGAAAAAATTGCGAAAAACAGTATTTTCAATTGATAACTTTTCAATAATCCCTTATCTTGTTTTGTTTCCAATCAGTAAGGAAACCCCTGTGGATTTCGACGCAAACAACACTACTCCCAGACAAGAAGCCATCACCTTCAGCGCCACCGGCAGCGAATACTTCCGTATCTGGATCGTCAACCTGCTGCTGAGCATCGTCACCCTGGGCATTTACTCCGCCTGGGCCAAGGTGCGCCGCAACCGCTATTTCTATTCCAGCACCCACCTGGCTGGCAGCAGCTTCGAATACCATGGCAATGCCGTGGCCATCCTGAAGGGCCGCATCGCGGCCGTCGTGCTGATCGGCGGCTACAACATCGCCCTGAAGGTTTCGCCCATCGTGGGCCTGCTGATGTTCGTGCTGCTGGCCGCCATTTTGCCCTGGCTGATATGGAAAAGCCTGCAATTCAAGCTGTACAACACCAGCTACCGGGGCATCCGCTTCGGTTTCGGCGGCAGCGCCCGGGAAGCCTACAAGTATTTCCTGTGGCTGCCCATCCTCAATACCTTCACCCTGGGCTTGATGACGCCATTCCTGCACCAGCGCCTGAAGCGCTTTCAGCACACGCAAAGCCGTTTCGGCGCCACCCCGTTCAGCTTTGACGCCACGGTCGGCAGCTTCTACAAGACCTATCTGCTGTTCTTCGCGCTGCTGCTGGGCGGCCTGCTGGTCCTGATTTTCGTCGTCTTCGGCAGCGTGTTCACCTCGTTTGCGGCCAATATGAATGACAAGGCCAAGGTTGGCAGCCTGCTGTTTGCCATCGGCGCCTTGTACCTGTGGGCGTTCACCGTGCTGCCGCTGTTCATGACCATGATCCAGAACCTGATCTGGAACCATACGCGTTTGCAGCAGCACCAGTTCCAGTCGCAGCTGACCTGGGGCCGCACCACCTTCATCATGCTGACCAACCTGCTGGGCGTCGTCGTCACACTGGGCCTGTTCGCGCCATTCGCCCATGTGCGCTGGCTGAAGTACCGCCTGGAAGCGACGTCGATGCTGGTGCACGGCAGCCTGGACGAGTTTGTCGCCGCCACGGGCCAGCAAGTGTCGGCCACCGGCGAAGGCATGGCCGACCTGCTGGACTTCGACCTGTCGATGTAAGCAATGCACGCCGACACGCAAGAAGACCACGCCGCGCTGGCCGCCCGCTATTTCGACGGCCAGAGTTCGCGCCTGTACCACGTGACGCTCAGCGTGCGCGATGGAGTCGCCGTGCTGGCCGGCGATATCGCGCGCAGCTGCCCGCTGGGCGAGCTGCACGTGTCCGAACGCAGCAGCCACGCCGTGCGCAAGGTCAGCTTCTCCGACGGCGCCTACCTGGAGATCGCCGACCAGGCGGCCTTCAACAGCCTGCTGCACGCCACGGGCCACCGCGACGGCTGGGTGGTGCGGCTGCAGCAAAGCTGGCGCGGCGCCCTGCTGGCCACGGTCGCCACCGTGCTGGCCCTGTGGCTCAGCTACCAGTACCTGCTGCCCGTGGTGGCGAAGGGGGTCGCATATGCGATTCCCCAGTCCGTCGAGCGCCAGCTGGGCCAGGGCGTGCTCGATTTCCTCGACCAGCACGTGTTTGAGGCGAGCAAGCTTGCTGACGCGCGCCAGCAAGCCCTGCGCGCCCAGTTCGCGCGCCTGGCCACGCCCGGCGACAGCACGCCCCAGCACCGCATCGTTTTCCGCAAGAGCAAGATCGGCCCGAACGCGTTTGCCCTGCCGTCCGGCGACATCGTGCTGACCGATGAAATGATCGAACTGCTGCCGGACGACCTGGCCATCATGGGCGTGCTGGCGCATGAGCTGGGGCATTTGCAGCAGCGCCACCTGACGCGGCGCATCATCCAGACCTCGGCCGTCGGCGCCGGCGCGGCGCTGCTGTTCGGCGACGTGTCGACGGTGGTGGCGACCTTGCCGCCGCTGCTGCTGGACTTGAAGTATTCGCGCGACGTCGAACGCGACGCGGACGACTACGCCATCGCCATGCTGCGCCAGAACGGCATCCCGCTGGAACACCTGGCGCAAGTGTTTGTCGCCCTGGGCAAGCTGGACCAGGGCACACCCTACCTGTCGAGCCATCCGGCCAGCACTGAACGCATCGAGCGTATCCGCGCCGCACAACGCTGATCCCGCGCGGCGTCCACGGGGCGCCGCGTTCTTTCCCACCAACACGTTCCGCGAATCGAAGGTAGACTCGGCAGTATCAGTCTGACTTCACCGGAGTGCCCATGCACCTAGTACCATTTCGCTACCTGACCTTCATTGCGACGGCAGCCATCTTTGTCCTGTCCCTGTTTTACTACGATCATTACTGGCTGCCCGTGCTGGCCGGTGCGCTGACCCTGGTCGGCATCAGCGACCTGCTGCAAACGAAGCGCGCCCTGCGCCGCAACTACCCCATCCTCGCGCATTTCCGTTTTTTCTTCGAGAGCATCCGCCCCGAAATCCGCCAGTATTTCCTGGAAAGCGACAGCGAGGCCACGCCGTTCTCGCGCAGCCAGCGCAGCATCGTCTACCAGCGCGCCAAGGAGCAGACGGACAAGCGCCCGTTCGGCACCCAGCTCGACGTGTATGCAGCGGGCTATGAATGGATCAACCACTCCATCGCTCCCGCCAAGGTCACCGGGCACGATTTCCGCATCGAGATCGGCAACCACCCGGACTGCCCGCGCGCCAAACCGTATTCGGCCAGCGTCTTCAATATCTCGGCGATGAGCTTTGGCGCCCTGTCGGCCAACGCCATCCTGGCCCTGAACGGCGGCGCGCGCAGCGGCGGCTTCATGCACGATACGGGCGAAGGCAGCATCAGTCCTTATCACCGCGAAAACGGTGGCGACCTGGTATGGGAAATCGGCTCCGGCTACTTCGGCTGCCGCAATCAGGACGGCACGTTTTCGGAAGAGCGCTTCATCGCCAACGCCAGCTCGGAACAGGTGAAAATGATCGAGCTGAAAATGTCACAGGGTGCCAAGCCGGGCCACGGCGGCGTGCTGCCCGGGCCGAAAGTGACGATCGAGATCGCCACCACGCGCGGCGTGATGGTGGGCGAGGATTGCGTCTCGCCGGCCGCGCACAGCGCCTTTTCCACGCCACTGGAAATGCTGCACTTTATCGACCGCCTGCGCACGCTCTCCGGCGGCAAGCCGACGGGCTTCAAGCTGGCCATCGGCCACCCGTGGGAATTTTTCGCCATCGTGAAAGCCATGCTGGAAACGGGCATCACGCCCGACTTCATCGTCGTCGACGGCAGCGAAGGGGGCACGGGCGCCGCACCGCTGGAATTCACGGACCACGTGGGCACGCCGCTGCAGGAAGCGCTGGTGCTCGTGCATAACACCCTGGTGGGCGCCAACCTGCGCGCGAAGATCAAGATCGGCTGCTCGGGCAAGATCATTACGGCCTTCGACATCGCCCGCCTGCTGGCGCTGGGCGCCGACTGGTGCAATTCGGCGCGCGGCTTCATGTTCGCGCTGGGCTGCATCCAGTCGCAAAGCTGCCACACGGACCGCTGCCCCACGGGCGTGGCCACGCAAGACCCGCAACGCCAGCGCGCGCTGGTGGTGCCCGACAAGATCGCCCGCGTGGCGCACTTCCATCAAAACACCATGAAGGCGCTGGCCGAGCTGATCGCCGCCGCCGGCCTGGCGCACCCGCAGGAACTGCGTCCGCACCACCTGGTGCGCCGCATCTCGCCGAATCAGGTGAAACTGGCTTCGGCCCTGCTGCCCTTCCTGGAAGCGGGCCAGTTGCTCGACCCGAGCCAGCTGCCGCAACTGCCGCCCGTGTTCGGCCTGTACTGGCCCAAGGCGCAAGCGGCCTCGTTCCAGCGCCTGGATTGATGCCGGCACTGCGCAAGTGGAGCAATACCACTTAATAACCACTTGCGCAAAAACCCAAATCCAATACAATACCAAAATAAGTACAAAACCAAGGCAGCTTTTCCGGTGATTGTCCAGACGCGTCACCGGGGGCCAGAATACGGACTTGTCGTCATCAGAATGAATACCGGAGGAGTTGCAGCATGGAGCAGGGTTTGCGCGAGAAAGTAGGACAGCTATTCATGGTGGGCTTCGACGCCCTGCAGGCGGACGAGCATATCAAGACCTTGATACGCGAAAAGAAGGTGGGCGGCGTGATCCTGTTCCGCCGCAACGTGCACACGCCCGCGCAAGTGTCCGCCCTGTGCCGCGAACTGCAGGAGATCAACGCGGAAGTGTCCGACATTCCGCTGCTGATCTCCATCGACCAGGAAGGCGGCATGGTGATGCGCATCGAGCAGGGCGTCACGCCAATTCCCGCCGCGATGGCCTTTCAGGCGGCCGGCTCCATCGACGACTGCGAACGCATGAACCAGATCAGCGGCGATGAAATGCGCCAGCTGGGCATCAACCTGCTGCTCGCGCCCGTGCTCGATGTGAACAACAACCGCAACAACCCGGTCATCGGCGTGCGCGCTTATGGCGAGGATGCCGCCACCGTCATCGCCTACGGCATGGCGGCCATGCGCGGCCAGCGCGCCAGCGGCGTGGCCGTCACCGCCAAGCATTTCCCCGGCCACGGCGACACGGCCACC is a window of Janthinobacterium rivuli DNA encoding:
- a CDS encoding YjgN family protein, with product MDFDANNTTPRQEAITFSATGSEYFRIWIVNLLLSIVTLGIYSAWAKVRRNRYFYSSTHLAGSSFEYHGNAVAILKGRIAAVVLIGGYNIALKVSPIVGLLMFVLLAAILPWLIWKSLQFKLYNTSYRGIRFGFGGSAREAYKYFLWLPILNTFTLGLMTPFLHQRLKRFQHTQSRFGATPFSFDATVGSFYKTYLLFFALLLGGLLVLIFVVFGSVFTSFAANMNDKAKVGSLLFAIGALYLWAFTVLPLFMTMIQNLIWNHTRLQQHQFQSQLTWGRTTFIMLTNLLGVVVTLGLFAPFAHVRWLKYRLEATSMLVHGSLDEFVAATGQQVSATGEGMADLLDFDLSM
- a CDS encoding M48 family metallopeptidase, coding for MHADTQEDHAALAARYFDGQSSRLYHVTLSVRDGVAVLAGDIARSCPLGELHVSERSSHAVRKVSFSDGAYLEIADQAAFNSLLHATGHRDGWVVRLQQSWRGALLATVATVLALWLSYQYLLPVVAKGVAYAIPQSVERQLGQGVLDFLDQHVFEASKLADARQQALRAQFARLATPGDSTPQHRIVFRKSKIGPNAFALPSGDIVLTDEMIELLPDDLAIMGVLAHELGHLQQRHLTRRIIQTSAVGAGAALLFGDVSTVVATLPPLLLDLKYSRDVERDADDYAIAMLRQNGIPLEHLAQVFVALGKLDQGTPYLSSHPASTERIERIRAAQR
- a CDS encoding FMN-binding glutamate synthase family protein, with the translated sequence MHLVPFRYLTFIATAAIFVLSLFYYDHYWLPVLAGALTLVGISDLLQTKRALRRNYPILAHFRFFFESIRPEIRQYFLESDSEATPFSRSQRSIVYQRAKEQTDKRPFGTQLDVYAAGYEWINHSIAPAKVTGHDFRIEIGNHPDCPRAKPYSASVFNISAMSFGALSANAILALNGGARSGGFMHDTGEGSISPYHRENGGDLVWEIGSGYFGCRNQDGTFSEERFIANASSEQVKMIELKMSQGAKPGHGGVLPGPKVTIEIATTRGVMVGEDCVSPAAHSAFSTPLEMLHFIDRLRTLSGGKPTGFKLAIGHPWEFFAIVKAMLETGITPDFIVVDGSEGGTGAAPLEFTDHVGTPLQEALVLVHNTLVGANLRAKIKIGCSGKIITAFDIARLLALGADWCNSARGFMFALGCIQSQSCHTDRCPTGVATQDPQRQRALVVPDKIARVAHFHQNTMKALAELIAAAGLAHPQELRPHHLVRRISPNQVKLASALLPFLEAGQLLDPSQLPQLPPVFGLYWPKAQAASFQRLD
- a CDS encoding glutathione S-transferase, translating into MIVVHHLNNSRSQRVLWLLEELGLDYEVKRYQRDPKTMLAPASLKAVHPLGKSPVITDGANTIAESGAIIDYLVERYGNGRLIPAAGTPDKLRWTYWLHFAEGSAMPPLLMKLVFDKVESSPMPFFVKPIARGIASKVKSSFVLPNINSQLAYMEAELENSKWFAGNEFTAADIQMSFPLEAAAMRGGLDERLPKLTAFLQRIHARPAYQRALEKGGPYDFAK